The following are from one region of the Cetobacterium somerae genome:
- the pta gene encoding phosphate acetyltransferase, with the protein MSIIVQIKEKAKTLGNKIVLPEATDERVIRAAAGVVEEKLGTPVLIGNVETIKTFATNLGVSLDGVEIIDPKTTDKLASYVEKLCELRAKKGMTPEEAERLLTTDVNFFGAMMVKMGDVAGMVSGSDSPTANVLRAGLQVVGTKPGVKTVSSVFLMELKHNVETYGEILVFGDCAVIPEPTSEQLADIASEAAVTASTVAGLDPKVALMSFSTKGSAKHDSVDVVKRAGEILRERNADFAFEEELQADAALVASVGVKKAPNSKVAGHANVLIFPNLAAGNIGYKLVQRLANAEAYGPLIQGLAAPINDLSRGCSVKDIIDLTAITSVQAGK; encoded by the coding sequence GTGAGCATTATAGTTCAAATTAAAGAAAAAGCAAAAACTTTAGGAAACAAAATAGTTCTTCCTGAGGCTACTGATGAGAGAGTAATCAGAGCAGCTGCAGGAGTAGTTGAGGAGAAGTTAGGAACTCCAGTATTAATAGGAAATGTAGAAACAATAAAAACATTTGCTACAAATTTAGGAGTATCTTTAGATGGTGTTGAAATTATTGATCCCAAAACTACTGATAAATTAGCTTCATATGTTGAGAAACTTTGTGAGTTAAGAGCAAAAAAAGGAATGACTCCAGAAGAAGCAGAAAGATTATTAACAACTGATGTTAACTTCTTTGGTGCTATGATGGTTAAAATGGGAGATGTAGCAGGGATGGTTTCAGGATCAGACTCACCTACAGCAAATGTTTTAAGAGCTGGATTACAAGTTGTTGGAACAAAGCCAGGAGTAAAAACAGTATCATCAGTATTTTTAATGGAGTTAAAGCATAATGTAGAGACTTATGGAGAAATCTTAGTATTTGGAGACTGTGCTGTAATTCCAGAACCTACATCAGAGCAATTAGCTGATATTGCATCAGAAGCAGCAGTAACAGCATCTACAGTAGCTGGATTAGATCCAAAAGTTGCACTTATGTCATTCTCTACAAAAGGATCAGCAAAGCATGATTCAGTAGACGTTGTAAAAAGAGCTGGAGAAATTTTAAGAGAAAGAAATGCTGATTTCGCGTTTGAAGAGGAATTACAAGCAGATGCTGCTTTAGTAGCATCAGTAGGAGTTAAAAAAGCTCCAAATTCAAAAGTAGCTGGGCATGCTAATGTATTAATATTCCCTAATTTAGCAGCAGGAAATATCGGATATAAATTAGTTCAAAGACTAGCTAATGCAGAGGCATATGGTCCATTAATTCAAGGGTTAGCAGCTCCGATAAACGATTTATCAAGAGGATGTTCAGTTAAAGATATCATAGATTTAACTGCAATAACATCAGTACAAGCTGGAAAGTAA
- a CDS encoding acetate/propionate family kinase — translation MKVLVINCGSSSLKYQLLNPESGELFAIGLCERIGIEGSKMEYETPANDFEIEIKQDMPTHKEALELVINAITNPEYGVIKSVEEIDAIGHRVVHGGEKFASSVLVTPEVMAAMEECSELAPLHNPANLLGIRTMQELMPGKPNVGVFDTSFHQTMPKEAYMYALPYEDYTELKVRKYGFHGTSHKFVSGVAQELLGNPAESKIIVCHLGNGGSISAVKNGKCIDTTMGLTPLQGIMMGTRCGDIDPAAVLFIKNKRGLSDKEMDDRMNKQSGILGVFGESSDCRDMEIAAAAGNERALLAENMFAYKIRGYVGNYAAQMGGVDAICFTGGIGENSGKVREDVLRGLEFIGVELDKEVNSKRQKGNVLLTKETSKVKAFKIPTNEELVIARDTYEIVNATK, via the coding sequence ATGAAAGTTTTAGTTATTAACTGTGGTAGTTCATCTCTAAAGTACCAATTATTAAATCCTGAATCGGGAGAGCTTTTTGCAATTGGACTTTGTGAAAGAATAGGAATCGAAGGATCAAAAATGGAGTATGAAACTCCAGCTAACGATTTTGAAATCGAAATAAAGCAAGATATGCCAACTCATAAGGAAGCTTTAGAGTTAGTAATAAATGCTATTACAAATCCAGAGTATGGAGTAATAAAATCAGTAGAAGAGATTGATGCAATAGGTCACAGAGTAGTACACGGTGGAGAGAAATTCGCTTCATCAGTATTAGTAACTCCAGAAGTTATGGCAGCTATGGAAGAGTGTTCAGAGTTAGCACCATTACATAACCCTGCAAACTTATTAGGAATTAGAACAATGCAAGAATTAATGCCAGGAAAGCCAAATGTTGGAGTATTTGATACATCATTCCACCAAACAATGCCAAAAGAAGCATACATGTATGCATTACCATATGAGGATTATACAGAATTAAAAGTTAGAAAATATGGATTCCACGGAACATCTCATAAATTTGTTTCAGGAGTAGCTCAAGAATTATTAGGAAATCCAGCTGAATCAAAAATAATCGTTTGTCACTTAGGAAACGGTGGATCAATATCTGCAGTTAAAAATGGTAAATGTATTGATACAACTATGGGATTAACTCCATTACAAGGAATTATGATGGGAACTAGATGTGGAGATATCGATCCAGCAGCAGTTTTATTCATAAAAAATAAAAGAGGATTATCAGATAAAGAAATGGACGACAGAATGAATAAGCAATCTGGAATCTTAGGAGTATTTGGAGAGTCTTCAGACTGTAGAGATATGGAAATCGCAGCAGCAGCAGGAAATGAAAGAGCATTATTAGCTGAGAATATGTTTGCTTACAAGATAAGAGGATATGTTGGAAACTATGCAGCTCAAATGGGTGGAGTAGACGCAATTTGCTTCACAGGAGGAATTGGAGAGAATTCTGGAAAAGTTAGAGAAGACGTTTTAAGAGGATTAGAGTTTATCGGAGTTGAATTAGATAAAGAAGTTAACTCTAAGAGACAAAAAGGAAATGTTCTTTTAACTAAAGAAACATCTAAGGTAAAAGCATTCAAAATACCTACAAATGAAGAGTTAGTAATAGCTAGAGATACTTACGAAATTGTAAATGCTACAAAGTAA